Proteins from a single region of Hermetia illucens chromosome 3, iHerIll2.2.curated.20191125, whole genome shotgun sequence:
- the LOC119653141 gene encoding uncharacterized protein LOC119653141: protein MCFDMKLILIAILTFTAVGSAQFRKDSEDSILNGLSWECANNASCVNGIALSVISRFDRREPIDFGLFSINPAQHSPVQGRSNKFLEFLSGNAIRIPMGPMVFSVQQSEQDSDYLEVALLKSVAEQGRGRKRVSHKEKKQLQLMIPMFLAANAVGWTLFAVKAVGVLTVKALLMSKLALLVATGIIVKRLMEKASEKMMLPPYLDHHPEHHPYLMPYNMEYALPSHPIAAADVAHVSHDDLYSIHVANPHEMTSSAIGQMVAESSLSHAIEHPNGTSPQVALAGGAYKVKRDDTEWAGVTRRPVVYRYVVPHNPVHVYRQT, encoded by the exons ATGTGTTTCGATATGAAGCTGATTCTTATTGCAATTTTAACATTTACCGCGGTTGGAAGTGCTCAATTTCGGAAAGATTCGGAGGATTCCATCCTCAACGGTTTGTCTTGGGAGTGCGCAAACAATGCCAGTTGCGTGAATGGAATCGCTTTAAGCGTAATTAGTCGCTTCGACAGGCGGGAGCCAATCGACTTTGGGCTTTTCAGCATAAATCCCGCCCAGCACAGCCCTGTGCAGGGTCGCTCAAACAAATTTTTAGAATTTCTAAGTGGAAACGCTATCCGAATCCCTATGGGTCCCATGGTGTTTAGTGTTCAACAGTCGGAACAAGATAGTGATTACCTTGAAGTTGCCTTGCTGAAAAGTGTTGCTGAGCAGG GTCGTGGAAGAAAGCGCGTGTCGCACAAGGAGAAGAAGCAGCTCCAACTTATGATTCCAATGTTCCTAGCAGCAAATGCGGTGGGATGGACTTTATTTGCTGTTAAAGCTGTTGGAGTACTCACAGTGAAGGCTTTGCTCATGTCAAAGCTGGCACTGTTAGTAGCTACCGGAATCATAGTAAAACGACTGATGGAGAAAGCAAGCGAAAA AATGATGCTTCCTCCATATCTCGATCATCACCCAGAACACCACCCTTATTTAATGCCATATAATATGGAATATGCATTGCCTTCTCATCCGATTGCTGCCGCAGATGTTGCTCATGTTAGCCATGATGACCTATATTCAATACACGTAGCGAATCCACATGAAATGACTTCTTCCGCAATTGGACAAATGGTGGCAGAAAGTTCTTTGTCGCACGCAATCGAACATCCAAATGGCACTTCACCCCAAGTCGCGTTGGCTGGAGGTGCGTATAAAGTGAAGAGAGATGACACAGAGTGGGCAG gtgtaacAAGAAGGCCCGTAGTTTACAGATACGTCGTTCCGCACAACCCTGTCCATGTATACCGTCAGACGTGA